A region of the Salvia splendens isolate huo1 chromosome 11, SspV2, whole genome shotgun sequence genome:
GATAATATGATGCTATTTCAGACAGCATTGTTGTAATGGCTGCCACATTGCCACCATGCACAACTGTGTAGTCGGATTCAAATATCATCTGCCTTTTTTTCTTGTCTTATATGGAGTTATTTAATGTCTTGTTTGCGTCGACagatattaaaaaatgttaacagatgacaaaataacatcaacagaaaatgtcaatataatgtTAACGATTGATGCTGCGTAGAAAATATGTTGaaactgtattgacattttctgttgatgttattttgtcatttgttgacattttctaaccgTCAAGATCTTAGTTTGgagtttatataatatttaaagtATAGTATAATAAATTTGGGGGTATTTAAAGTACTAACAAATTTGAGGGTAAATGGTCAGTTTTGTCATGTTTTGGGAGCGTTGAAAATGtcctatttaattttttgtaataaaatttATGGGACAAATTTCATAGCGATCGAAATATCGACATTTCAACCGAATTTACACATCGATTATCTAAAATCACACACTGATTACTCAATCGGCGTGTAATTTTCAGCCGCCACGTTGGTATTACAATCACCAGAGCAActttattctaaaattaaactGAAACAAGTACTAAACGATACTAACATCTTAAACTATTCAGACATTTTTGAGCAACTGCCTCTCAAACAATTGATAAAATCAACCATTTATCATAAATTTGAGGTTACGAGTAACAAAATGTCAATCTTAGTGATATGCCTTGTAATTTATGAAGTACGTACtatgttttataattaaataaaatatgtgtgTAATTTAATGAGATTGATACTGactttattgaaaataaaaatctgCTATTAATATGAGGAAAGAGATTAATCTCAAAATATCTATAATTAATATCTCAACGAATTGGGGAATGACATTTCACATTTGCGTAAAGACGATTATGCACTAATTAAAAGAttcgaaactatcattttttgcACTTCTTTCTTTCTTATGAGTATTAAGTTGAAAAAGAATTTCCACCAGTTTGTTGGGAAACATGTGATCTTTGCTGAGATCTCTCTAATCTCTCAATCATACCAAGAAAAAGTCGAAATCACTGTTTATTACTTCCCATTAAAATTCATTACACTAAAATACGTATACTGGACGACAAATATTAACTATTACTATTTAAATAATGATCTCACTTTTTAGAACAGGGCAAGATTATGAAGGGCAGACTACACTGATTAGTCTCTTAATCATGATTTAATATGGCGAAATCAGTTTTACCGTTGGTAGTTAATTTATTAAGTAGCATTAGCTGAATAATCAGAAAATGCAGGGCCCACACTATGCGATTCCCAATAATTTAATATACGAAACCTAAGATCAATCAAATCTGATTTAACTTTCATATTATCTGTATACTATAATTCCTCATTTTGATGgttaaaaacaaattatttttttattttatattcctTTTACACACATAAATTTCTATTATGCTAATatgcaaaaatttaaaaaacaatcacaagttttgttttatttaatgaaatataaTTTGTGTAAAAAAAATGTGTAGAGCTAGAATTTCAATCCCCGTGACTGCGCTGCGTAATTCATGAGACATTGCAACCCCTTAAGTCAAACCCTATGTCCATTAACTAGCAAAGTTTACTTAATTAGTGCATTCCGTTGAATCAGTTATATCTTTAACTTGATTTGAAATCTATTATAGTATTAACTATGAATTTGATGATTAGAATCTTCCTTCAATCTTGGTACTATTCTTTCTGGTTCCATTCTCATTTAACTAAATAAAAGCAGTACTATAATTTATCAACTGATTGTCCAAATTGGTTACTTCACTTGAGCAACATACATATGAAATAAATCGAAAATTGttagtattatttagtttagtaatTTCATATGATCGTTAATTTCTACATCGAAAAATCACATATTCCATTCAAAAGCGTCATAGAAGTAACAtataaccaaaataaaaatcatttaacATCTCATATTGTAAAACTCATTCCGGTAGTATTAATTGTACTAACTTATttatatttgtaaaaattaaaatccaccTAGAAAAGTCTTATTGTCAAATAGAGAATGAAAACaacttttctcttttttgaATATCCGGACGTTGCGTGATCATCTTTTCTTTAGAAATGGTCAAGCTCCATGGACCAAATCTCAAATCGAAAAGTATAAAATAAACCAACGACCTAATTTCATctcaataatttataattttttttaaaaaaagatatGTTGCTTGCTTGTAAACTGGTCCCATTTATTGGAGGGGAATCAATCTGAAGATATGAATCTACTTAATTTGTTAAAAGGAATTCGAAAATGTAAAGACTTATATGCGCGCATACTCGTTCACCGCCCCTTCCTTCCTCTTCCCCGTAACCGAAAACTCGTTCCCTCTCCTCCATCGCCATTTCCGTCTCCTTTCCACTTCTCCCTTAACCTCTAAAcaccaatttcttaaatctgTTGGCTATAAAAAATGCATCAAGTAGCTTGGGGCAAATGAGTATAATTTTATGAGGAGTCTAACAAAATCATATTTGCATAAGTTCATACAATAAATTTTGCACGAATTCATGTGTTGATATTGCATGTGATAAAATTGTACAACTGGTATGCTACATGATGTGATGACATTGTATAAATAGCATGCTAACACTGTATATCTGGATATCTGTTGTGATGACATTGTAAATACAACTAGTGTTGTGAGATTATACCATGTGTAGTACAAATTTGGAGCTATATACTTAATACttaaaaaaggaggaggatctaTATGATTAGCTATTTAGCTTCctacatatataaaaatagtagtatcAATCTTTTAGTAAGAAAACCCAACCCTAAAGTGATTAGATGAGAATTACGTAGAGATTCAAACATTGAAACCCGGCGTCAATCTTGGGCCTGATTTCTTGAATCTGCATGTGAGGCCCATTCTCGCTTTTTAACTTTATTACCACCAAACTTAATTAAGATTTAATCCAAACCCCCTATAATTTCATTTCATCTGcaaaaaacaaatcaataatttaGACATGTATCTTTATGGTGACACAATGAATAGAAGCATAATTCGTTGATGGTGTTGAAATATGAGAGAGAGCCGACAATGTCAGGAAGTAAAGCAATCTGTACATGAATTTTGATCCCTATCCACTCTCTCACCTTCCCTATATAAACCCCACTTCACTCCCCATTTTTCTTGCTCACTCCAATCAATCATCACTCACAAAATCACCTCTCTTCTCTCAACTCAAATCCATGGCTCCCACTGCTGAAAATGTTGTAGTTTCCAACATCAAACTCGAGCGAATGCTAAGCATGAAAGGTGGCAAGGGCGAAGCTAGCTACGTCAACAACTCCCAAGCCCAGGTTTAATTCAATTTCTTATCCCAATCGACTTGTTAatgattttttctcttttatatatTCTTTAATAACTTTCCCTTTATAAAGTCTTTTAAGAGGCTGAGTGACTTGTTTCTACTGACAGACTGATCTATTAATAATGGAAGATTCTAGaatgttaattactaatttgaTGCATGTGTGTGTTCAATTAATTAGGCGCAACATGCCCGGTCGATGGTGCACCTGCTGAGGGAGACCCTCGACGGGGTGCGGCTgagcgaggaggaggaggaggtgcCGTTCGTGGTGGCGGACCTCGGATGCTCGTGCGGGAGCAACACCATATACATGGTGGACTTCATCATAAAGCACATGATGAAGCGCCACGAGGCGGCCGGCCTCCACCCGCCCGAGTTCTCGGCCTTCTTCTCCGATCTCCCCTCCAACGACTTCAACGTCCTCTTCCAGCTCCTCCCCCCCTACGGCGGCGTCAGCATGGAGGAGTGCCTCGCCTCCGACACCCACCGCTCTTACTTCGCCGCTGGAGTCCCCGGCACCTTCTACCGCCGCCTCTTCCCGGCCAAGTCCGTCGACGTCTTCTATTCCGCCTTTTCTCTCCACTGGCTATCTCAGGTAACAAAATaaagtctcatttttccatttttggaacgTCCGACGACTCATTTGGTAAATTTTGTTGTTGTATTGGAATTAATTACTCATCTAGTACTCCATgtgttccatgttaatagagtcatttaattttctatacttgtttgaaaaaataataaataaatagttaaagtggagaaagagtaaagtCAGGGAGAGAAATGTAGAGTATACTTGATTTGTAGATGTAGTTTAATATAGTCCGCAATTATCAAAAGTTTACAAAATTTTCTACcactttttaataaaatcgTGTTACGGATGTAACTAGAGTTAATTTCATTCAAGCTATGACGCCGGAAATTAGGTTAATGTCTGTCCTCTAATTAGGTTAGgtataattaaaaatgaataattttgaCTGAGTATTGTCGATTATCGAGGATGATTATTGTGTTATGGTGGTTAAGCCTTTGAAAAAAGGTGAGAAAATATTGAATAAAAGCAGTTTGAGAATGGCCCCTAGTTTAATCACAAACCACTTTTTGGACTTGTTCAATGATCTAACTTTTTGCCCTTATAAATTTATTCTTGGTTTGTGTTACACAATGATATGTCCCAATCAAAAAACATAAGTATATAAATTAGTAGTAATATACTTATAGGAGTATACactattttagaatttttagtaaatagtagtaataaaaaattCTTAGAGTAAATAACTTGTATTCATGCATGcatgattttcaaaaaataaaagaagtgtatttattttgtgaatagtgtttgataaattaaatatgGATGCAGGTACCTGATGTTGTGTTGGACAAGAGATCAACGGCGTACAATAAAGGGAGAATATTCATCCACGGTGCTAATGAGAGCACAGCTAATGCCTACAAGAAGCAATTTCAGAGTGATTTGGGTGGATTTTTGAGGTCAAGGGCGAAAGAGATCAAAAGAGGTGGATCCATGTTCTTGGTTTGTTTGGGCCGGACCTGCCCCGACCCCACCGACCAGGGCGGTGCCGGCCTTCTCTTCGGTACTCATTTTCAAGATGCTTGGGAAGATCTTGTTCAAGAGGTACTCGTACTCTCGTTGATCTTAATATTAATTCAGATGAGATCCAGTGTTCCACTTTTTTACTAGTTAATACTACTAAtagtagtgtgtgtgtgtgtgtgtgtgtggtgaCACTTTGATTGATTCACATGCACACTATTTCAATTTAATAATCCGCGAATAAAAGGAACTGTATGTTTTAAAAGTATGGTGTGACCGATTTGCAATTGCAGGGCCTAATCACTAATGAACAACGCGATAACTTCAACATTCCGGTCTACGCGCCGAGCCTAGAGGATTTCAAGGAGGTGGTGGAAGCCGACGGCTCGCTCCTGATAAACAAGCTGGAAGTCTTCCGAGGCGGGAGTCCGCTTGTGGTGAACCACCCCGACGACGCCGCAGAGATCGGCCGCGCCCTCGCCAACAGCTGCCGCAGCGTCAGCGGTGTCCTCGTCGACGCGCACATCGGCGACCAGCTCAGCGACGAGCTTTTCTCGCGCGTCGCCAGCCGAGCCACGAGCCAAGCCAAGGAGCTCCTCGACCAGCTCCAGTTCTTTCACATTGTGGCTTCCCTATCTTTAGCTTGATTAGGGAAAAAATTAGAGACCTAAAAAAACTGTCTAGCTATGTTGTTGGcaggttaattaattaatcaacgaCTCTTTAATTAATTGTGTTGTTTAGTGGAGTATctta
Encoded here:
- the LOC121756544 gene encoding indole-3-acetate O-methyltransferase 1-like, which produces MNFDPYPLSHLPYINPTSLPIFLAHSNQSSLTKSPLFSQLKSMAPTAENVVVSNIKLERMLSMKGGKGEASYVNNSQAQAQHARSMVHLLRETLDGVRLSEEEEEVPFVVADLGCSCGSNTIYMVDFIIKHMMKRHEAAGLHPPEFSAFFSDLPSNDFNVLFQLLPPYGGVSMEECLASDTHRSYFAAGVPGTFYRRLFPAKSVDVFYSAFSLHWLSQVPDVVLDKRSTAYNKGRIFIHGANESTANAYKKQFQSDLGGFLRSRAKEIKRGGSMFLVCLGRTCPDPTDQGGAGLLFGTHFQDAWEDLVQEGLITNEQRDNFNIPVYAPSLEDFKEVVEADGSLLINKLEVFRGGSPLVVNHPDDAAEIGRALANSCRSVSGVLVDAHIGDQLSDELFSRVASRATSQAKELLDQLQFFHIVASLSLA